Sequence from the Nocardia brasiliensis genome:
GTCCTGGCACAGCTGCGTGGTGAACGTGTGCGCCTGATTCGAATACAGGGACAGGGCCCCGAGTGCCGCGCCGGCCGCCGAAACAGGCTGGATATGTACCGATTTCACGCCGCGGGCCAGCATGCGGCGTTGGTAGGCGCCCCAGCGGTGCTCCTGTGCCACGTCCGGTATCGAAACCTCTTGCGCCGTAGTCATTGCCTGCGTGGCCGGGTCGTGGCCGTCGCTGAGCCGCGACTCTTCGAGCACCATCGGATGCGCCTCGGCCGAGCCGCCGACGACGCTTCCTTGCACCTGCGTGAGCGTGACACCGACCAGTAGGGAGCCGGGCAACATTCGGGCGACGATATCCGCGACGGCACAGGGTGATTCGGCGACATCGCCGCGGGACAGCAGCAGTGTGGTCAATTCCGACAGGCCGATCGCGAGCGGGTCAGCCATGCCGGCCCCCGGCGTCCGGTCTGACCGATACTCGTCCGGTCGAGGTGGTCGTGTGGTCCGCGGGTGTCCGCTCTGTCTGATGCGCCCGCCGCACCCGGGCGGATTCGCGAGAGGTCGTCGAATGAGACCGCACGGGACCAGCCTACGTGGCTGCGTCGATCGTGGCGTCAATGGTGGCTGACATGCCCGGTGATGGACCCCGGCCGTGCTGAGCCGACGTCGCGGGCGGGTTCGGCGAGCGCAGCCCCGCTCATCGCGGTGAACCTCGGGCGTGCGGCAGATCACTGCCAAGAGTGGTGTTTGTGTCGGCGCGCAACGGTTATCCGCCAACCGTCCGGCCGAAAACAGCGGGCCGGTCGAACCCGACGAAAGGGGTTAGACAGTGAGTGCAGCTGACAAGGCCAAGAACAAGGCTGAGGATCTCGCCGGTCAGGCGAAGGAGAAGTTCGGTCAGGCCACCGATGACCGCGACCTGGAGAACGAGGGCAAGGGCGATCAGATCAAGTCCAACCTCAAGGACGCGGGCGAGAAGGTCAAGGACGCCTTCCGCAACTAACCGTGCATCGCGTCGAGCGGGCGTGCGCCGTACCGGGCGCCGCCCGTTCGACGTGTTCCTGTGCGCGAACCGATCTCGGCCGCTCTCGTCATCGACGACCGAGAATGGTGGTGCGCCTAGGGCTTCCCCGCGCGGGTCAGTGCTCGATCTTGCGCAGGATCTCGTGCAGGGTGCGCAGGTCGTCCTCGTCCAGCGCGGCGACCGCGCTCGGCGCGGGGTCGGGGGTGGCGAGTGCCTCGGCCAGGATCGCGCGCCCTGCCGCGGTGAGCGAGACCAGTTTCCGGCGCCGATGGGTGGGGTCCACCTCGCGGACCACGAGGCCCCGCTCTTCGAGGTCGTTGACCGCCACCGTGGCGGCGGGGGCGTCGATCGCCGCGGCGTGCGCCAGCTCCTTCACCGTCAGCGGCGCCGCCTGTAGTCGGCGCAGGACCCGGATTCGACTGAACGGCAAGCCGGTTCGCGCGACGGCCGCGCGCCGCCACGGGTCGCGGCCGTAGAGCACGAGCCGGGTGAGTTGGGCCCACACCTGGTCGGCGGTGGGGTTGTCATCCGACATGTGCGGGCACTTTCTGCTCGAGCAACGGGGCGACGCGATCGCTGGACCGCTTGGCCCACGGCGTATTCGCGACCACGCCGAGTATGGCGACCGCGGCGGTCAGCACCGCGATCACCCACCACAGACCCGCTCCCGTCAGCGCACCGCAGAGGGCGACGCCGATGCTCACGCCCACTTGGCGGCTCGTCGATGCCACCGAGGCCGCGGCACCGGCCCGGTCCAGCGGCATCCCGCTGACCGCGGTGTTCGTGATCGGCGCGTTCACCATGCCGAACCCGACACCGAAGATCGCGAACATCCCCACGAGCGCCCAGACCGGAGTGTCCGGGGTGAGCGTGCTGAGCAGGACGGCGGCGGCGGTCATCATCACTCCGGCCACGAGCAGAGAGGGCCGGGTGCCGTGCTTGCCGACCAGCCGGCCCGACAGCGGCGAGAAGATCACCATCGCGATCGCCATGGCCAGGTACAGCAGCCCGGTGTCCACGGCCGAATAGTGCCGGACCGTCTGCAGATACAGCGAACAGGTGAACAGGAACGCGCCGAGGGTGGCGAAGCTGCAGATGGCGATGATCGTCGCCGCCGAGAACGGCACGCTGCGGAAGAAGCGCAGGTCGATGAACGGGTCGGCGCGCCGCGACTCGTAATAGACAAACGCCGCCAGCGCACCGACCGCGATCACGAAGATCCACGGCTGCCGTTCGATCAGGCCGAACACCGTGGCGAAGAGGAATACGACGGCGAGCAGCTGGCCGATCGGGTCGATCCCGCGCACCGTCGCCGACTTGGACTCCGGCACGAACACAGTGGTGAGCACAAGGGCGAGCGCGCAAACCGGCAGGTTGATCCAGAACACCGACTGCCAGCCGAGGGAATCGATCAGCACGCCACCGACGGTGGGCCCCAACGCCATCGAGATGCCGACGACCGCGCCCCACACGCCGATCGCCCGCGCCCGTTCCACCCGCCCGGTGAACACCGTGGTGATGATCGACATCGCCACCGGGTTGAGCATCGAACCGCCGAGCGCTTGCAGGAAGCGCGCCCCGATCAACACCTCGATGGTCGGCGCGAGGCTGCACAGCAGCGAGCCGAGGGCGAAGGTGGTCAGGCCGATGCGGAACACCCTGCGGCGGCCGAACCGGTCGGCCGCGGCGCCCGCGAGCATCAGGAAGCTGGCGAGGGTGAGGGTGTAGGCGTCGACGATCCATTGCAGCCGCGACAGCGGCGCGTGCAGATCGACCTGGATGGTCGGGATCGCGACGTTCACGATGGTCGCGTCCATCGACACGATGAGCAGGCTCAGGCAGCAGGTCGCCAGCACGATTGCTTTGCGGCGGGCGGAGAGCCTCTCGACAGTTGTAGGCACACAATTATTGTGTTCTTACAACTATTCCATTTGCAAGAGCTGTGATCCGGGTCGCACCGGGTCGGTCTGTCGCCGCCGGGTTGGCATCCTGTATGGGTGATCGACCAATCGGAAGCGCTGTTCCTCGGCGGCCGCTCAGGCGTCGGTAAGAGCCGGGTCGGGCTCGCGGTGCACGCGGCGCTGGCCGCGGCGCAGGTGCGGCACGCGCTGATCGAAGGGGACACCCTCGATCTGGCATATCCACCCACCTGGGAGCACGGCCTCGCCGAGCAGAACCTGGCGGCGATGTGGGGCAACTACCGCGCCCTCGGCTACCGGCGGTTGATCTACACCAACACCGCGAGCGTGTTTCCCGAGGTCATCGCGGAGCTCACCGCGGCGATGGGGGATACGCCGACGGTCACGGCGGTGCTGCTGACCTGTGACGACCAGACCGCCTCGGCGCGGCTCGCGTTGCGCGAGAACGGTATCGGTCTGCGACGACATATCGAGCGCAGCATCGCGACCGCGCGGGAACTGGACGACGCGGTGCCGAGTTGGGTGCGGGTGGTCGACACCACCGACCGCGGCCCGGAGGCGATCGCCGCGGAGGTGCTCGCGCTCACCGGCTGGCAGACCGATCCCTCCGTACTCGCCTGAGCGGCCCGCGGCGCTGTCATACTCGGGCGACGATTCGGTTCGTGGTAAGGAGTCTCGGTGGGTGTTGCACTTGTCAAGGGGCAGAACGGAGTACTGACCGAGCCTCGGGTGGTGTTGTCGGTGCGTACCGAGGCGGACATCGATGTGTCGGCCTTGCTGGTGACCGAGGCCGGTGTCGTGCGCTCCGACGCCGATTTCGTCTTCTTCAACCAGCCGAGCGGTCCCGGTGTGCGGCTGCGCACCGAAGCCGGTGCCGAGCTGGAGATTTCGCCCGCCGCGGTGCCCGCCGAGATCGCGCAGGTGCGCGCGGTCCTGACCCTCGCGGACCCGGCCACGACGTTCGGGCAGTTCGCCGCGCCGGTGGCGACGCTGGCCGACGGTGCGGGAAACCCGTTGTACGAGTATCGGATCGAGGGTTTGGCGAGCGAATCGGTGGTGATCGCGCTGGAGCTGTACCGGCGCGCGTCGGCGTGGAAGGTACGGGCCGTTGGCCAGGGGTACGCGGGCGGCTTCGCGGCGCTGGTCACCGATCACGGTGTGCGCGTGGACGATGCGCCTGCCCCGCCGCCGCAACAGGTGCGCACGGTGCCCGGCGAGGCGGCGCTGTCGTTCGAGAAGCGCGAGAAGCTCGATCTGCGCAAGCGCGCCGTCGCGAAGGTGCTGATCGACAAGGACGCCTTCGGGATTCGCGCCCGGGTGGTGCTGGTGCTCGACAAGACCGGCAGCATGGTCGCGCAATACCGCGAACACGTGGTGCATCGAGTCGTGCAGCGCATGGTGCCGATCGCGACCCAGCTCGACGACAACGGCAGACTGGAGGCCTATCTGTACGCGCGCTCGTTCGCCAAGCTGCCCGACATCACCGTCGAGCACAGCGACGAATGGGCGCAGACCTACCTGCACCTGCGCGGAAACCACGGCGACATCGATTACGACCGGATCGGCGGGCGCAACGACGAACTTCCGATCATGCGCGACATCCTGTCCTCGGTGCGTCCCGGCGACGGGCCCACCCTGGTTCTGTTCTTCACCGATGGCGGCTTCGCGAACAAGCGTGAGATCAGCGCGCTCATGCGCGAAGCGGCACGGCTGCCCGTGTTCTGGCAGTTCATCGGATTGGGCATGGCGAACTACGGACTGCTCCGCACGCTCGACGAGCTGACCGGCCGATTGGTCGACAACGCGGGCTTTTTCGCCCTCGACGACATCGATCGCGTCGACGACGGTGAGCTGTACACCCGCCTGCTCGGCGAATTCCCGGACTGGCTACGCGCCGCCCGCGCCGTCGGCGTGCTGCCCTGAGACTTGCGCAGCGCCCGATCGTGCTCGGGCGCCGGGGACTCGCCCCGGCGCCCGACCATTATCAGCGCCTAGGGGACTCGGCCGGCGCCCGAAATCTGCTCAGTGCCTGGGGATCTGCGCATCGGCCCAGCGAGCCCACTCCTCGTTCATCGCATGGAACCGCTTACCCCATTCCAAAGCGATCCGGCCGTAGCGGACGAATTCGTCATCGTCGGCCCAGTTGATCGCTTCCTCCAACGCGCGCAGCGCCGCGTGCGATTCGGCGGCTCGCGTGGCGATGTCGCTCAGATAGGCGGCGGCCTGGGCCGGTTCGAGCACGCCGAGGAAGAACACGCGCAACGTTGTCTCGTTGCGCGCCAGCTGTTTCGGCTTCGTCTCGGTGAGCCAGTGCCGTAGCTCGGTGAGGCCGGGTTCGGTGATCGTGTATTCCTTGCGGCCGCGCGGGCCCTCGTCCGAGACCGAGATCAGTCCGGCGTCGGCGAGCGTGGCGAGCTCGGTGTAGATCTGGCTCTGGGTTGCCGTCCAGACATTGGCCAGCGACGCCTTGAAGCGCTGGATCAGGTCGTATCCGCTGGCTGGGCGGTCGGCGAGCAGCCCGAGCACGGCGAAGCGGAGGCTCATGCGGCTCACTCTACTTCCACTCTTGACAGGTCGATTTCTCAAACTCTAGTTTCGACATGTCTAAATAGGAATATCGTGGTGACGTCCTGTCCTTCGCTCAGATCGGTTGTTCCGCATGACTACTCCCGCTCCGCATCTCGTCGGCAACTACGCCCCGGTCACCGAGGAGTTGACCGCTCATGACCTTCCGGTGACCGGGCAGATTCCGCCCGAACTCACCGGCTGGTACCTGCGCAACGGTCCCAATCCGCACGCCGCCGCCTCCCGGCACTGGTTCGTCGGCGACGGCATGGTGCACGGCATCCGCATCGAAGGCGGACGTGCCGTCTCGTACCGCAATCGCTGGGTGCGCACCAAGACGTTCACCGACGGCGCCCGGGTGTTCGACGACGCGGGCAACCGGGATCTGGCCGCGGGTGTGGCCAATACCCACGTCATCAGGCACGCGGGCCGCACGTTGGCGTTGGTCGAATCGTCCTATCCGTACGAGTTGACCTGCGAGCTGGATACGGTCGGCCCCTATGATTTCGACGGCGCGCTGCGCACGCCGATGACCGCGCACCCCAAGACCTGCCCCGTCACCGGTGAGCTGCACTTTTTCGGATACGAACTGCTCGACGAGCCCTATCTCACCTACCACCGCGCCGATGCCGGCGGCACGCTGCTGCTCAGCAGGCCCATCGAGGTGCCGGCCCCGACCATGCAGCACGACTTCAACCTCACCGCCCAGCATGTCGTATTCATGGATCTACCTGTGGTTTTCGACCTGCCCACCGCGCTGGCCGGCGAGGGGATGCCGTTCCGCTGGAGCGACAGCTATGCGGCTCGTCTCGGCGTGCTGCGCCGCGACGATCCGCACGGCGCGGTGCGCTGGTTCGCCATCGACCCGTGCTATGTGTTCCACACGCTCAACGCGCACGACGAGCCGGGGCGGATCGTGCTGTACGTGATGCGCTATCCGCAGCTGTGGCAGCGCGACTCGCACGGCTTCGACAAGTCCACCCTGTGGCGCTGGACCATTGATCTGGTCGCGGGCACCGTGGCCGAAGAACAGCTCGACGATCGCAGCGCGGAATTCCCGCGGCTCGACGATCGGCAGCTCGGCCTGGACGCGCGCTTCGGGCACGTGGCGGCCGCCGGTAACGCGGGTGCGCTGATCCGCTACGACCTGCGCACCGGCAACCAGGCCGCGCACGAGTTCGGGCCGGGTCGGATACCGGCGGAAGCGGTTTTCGCGCCCGCCGACGAACGCCCCGGCGGCGCCGGTTATCTCATGTCTTTTGTCTATAACGCCACGTCGGATCGCAGCGACCTGGTCATTCTCGATGCCGACGACCTCGCTGCGGCCCCGGTGGCCACTGTGCACCTGCCGCAACGTGTTCCGTTCGGTTTCCACGGCAGCTGGCTTCCGGACGCGTAACGGCGCGACGGACCAGGACTCAGGAGCGGCGATCAGCCGATGACGGCGTTCATGATGGTGCCCGCGCTGGTCGCGACGACACCGCCGATCATGGCGCCCGCCACCATCTTCGGCGATTCCAGGCCGCCGCCGGTCCATTTCTCCCAGGCGAACCGGCCGCCCGCGTAGATGATGGCCACGATGCCGGCCAGTAGCACGAACCAGGTGAAGTAGCGAACCAGTTGGAGGATCTTGTCGGAGACCGGCGGAGCTTCGGGGCTGGGATTGCCGATCTGCGCGAGCAGGGTGTCGTAAGCGGCGGCCAGGATCATCGTCGTCAGCTCATTCTGGGTTCGGGACAGGGCAGGAAAGTCGCTGCCTGTGATGGTATCGGTTTGTTCGCTGCGATGCGGCTTTCCGTTCGTGCCGATGCGAGTCGGCGCCGCAAGGAAGTTCGGTGTCCTGCGCACCTTGCCGGGGTTGCCGATGGCCGGGATGATGGAGGGGCGCGGTGACCGGGTAGCCCGATGACCGCGCGCCGCCGGCGCCGCCGACGGGTTGCTACTACCGCTTGGGGGAGACTGCGCGGAACACGGCGTGCGACTCGGCGCGAGGCGTGTGCACTGTTGCCTACCGGGTACCCACGGGAGTGTCGATGAGCCCGTATCCTCGTCTGAGATCGAATTCATCGGCGGTTTAACAGCTTTCGTGTGGCGGTTCGGCGGCGACACGGTTGTAGTGGAGCGTAGGGAGTAGATGGTGAGCATCATTCTGGCGTCGGTCGGCGATACCCTCACGACACTGGCGCAGGTCGGAAACCCCACGCCGGAGGCGCCGCCGCTGTCGGACAAGATCCTGCAGATGGTTCGTTACCTGACCTGGTTCGCGCTGCTGTCGGGCATCCTCGCGATCGTCTTCGCGGGCGGCAAGTTCGCGTGGGAGAAGTGGCAGGGCGGCGCGTTGCAGTCGCCGAAGATGATCGCGGGCGCCATGGTCGGCGGTGTCGTGGCGACAAGCGCGGGCACCATCATGAACGCGGTGCTCGGCACCTGAGCCGTCTCGGCGATCGGTGGGCAACCGCGCGGATCGCCGTGTCGGCGCGTGTGGTCCGCGATGTGCTCGTCAGATGCGGTTCGATCGCTGTGTCGGCTGACTCCGGCCCCGGTATCTCCGCTGGTCGGGAGCATGGGCTAACGCTTGGCTATACTTCGTGGCGCGTGTGTGGCCATGTCCGATCGGATCGGAAGCGGGAGCACCCATGGAGGAACCGGTCGGCGGCCTGTCCCGCCGGAGCATGTTCGGCGTAGCGGCGACCCTGGCCGCGGCGGCGGTCGCAGTGCCTGCCTGTGGCGAGTCCGAGATCGAACAGCCCGCGGCGCCGACCATGCGACGGCTCAGCAATACCGCGGCGATCGCCAAAGACGCCTACATCTTCGGCTTCCCGCTCGTGCTCATGGACGTCACTCGAGTCGCGGCGGGCGCGAGCACGCCGGCCAACCGATTCCGGCACGCCAGGGCGTTGCCGACGCCCGCGCGGCGGGATGTGGTGCGCCTCAATCAGGACACGCTGTACTCGGCCGCGTGGCTGGATCTCCGGGACGGGCCGATCCTGCTGCGGGTGCCCGCCATCGAGGACGACCGGTACTGGTTGATGCAACTGCTCGACGCGTGGACGAACACCGTGCACAGCCCGAGCAGCGTTCGGCCGCAGACGAACTCCGCCGCGCCGTACACCTATGCGGTGGTCGGCCCCGGATGGTCGGGCACATTGCCTGACGACGTCATGCCGCTGCCGATGCCGACATCGACCGTATGGCTGCTCGGCCGGATCCAGGTGAACGGCGCGGCGGATCTGCCCGCCGTGCACGCGATTCAGCAGGAGCTGACCTTGACGCCGCTCGGCGGCGACCCGGTGCCGGACGCGGCCGACCCTGCGCCGCAGGCGGATTCGACCCCACCCGCGAAACAGGTCGCCGCCATGGACGCGGGCACCTTCTTCGCTCGTTTGTGTGCGGTCATGGCGACCACGCCGCCCGCTGCGGCCGACGAACCCGCGATGAAACGTTTTGCCACGCTGGGGATCACGCCCGGCGGCAAGGTGACCGGCATCTCCGACGCCGAACTCGCCGCTGCGGTCACCACCGCGCGGCAGCAGATTCCGGTCTATCTCGATCCGCAAGCCGTGCACGAGAACGGCTGGACCTTCGACCCGGCCATCGGTACCTACGGCACCAATTACCTGCAGCGGGCGGCGATCGCGTGGAAGGGGCTCGGTGCGAACCTGGCCCAGGACGCGATCTATCCGACCATGTTCGCCACCGCGGGGGCGGGCGGCAGCCGCTTCCGGCTGCACTTCCCGCCCGGTCAGACCCCGCCGGTCTCGGCCTTCTGGTCCTTGACCGCCTACGACGCGGACAGCTACCTGCTCGACAACCCCGCCGGGATCTACGCGGTCGGCCACCAGCTCCCGGTGGTCCCCAATCCGGACGGGTCGGTGGATCTCGCGCTCCAGCACGATGATCCGGGTCCGGATGTCCCGCAGGGCAATTGGCTGCCCATCCCGGAATCGGGACAGTTCTCCCTGACCCTGCGGCTCTACGCGCCCAAAGACGAAGCCATCCACGGCGGTTGGCAGCCGCCACCGTTGACGCCGGTGTCCTGACCGGCGTGCGCGTCCGCGCGCACGATGGCACCGTGCGGCGCCGCGCCGAGTGCGATCACCGCATCGTGCACTGCATCGAACTCGGCCGTGGCGGGCACTTCCTGGCGACCGATGAGCCGCGGGCGGTGGCCGACGATCTGCGCGCTTTCCGGCAAGCCGACGCGATCGGGACGGAAAGTAAAAGTAAACGGGTTTTACTAAACGCTGTTCACAAACCCCTGTCCTGTGCTTCTATCGATGGCGAACGTGTTCCGCACAGTGTCGTGAGGTCTGCAGCCCAGACCGGTAGGAGTTAGCAGTGACCGTGACCACGCCCTCGATTCCCGCAGGATTCGATTTCACCGATCCGGACGTGCTCGCCGCCCGGCTGCCGGTTCAGGAGTTCGCCGAACTGCGTCGCACCGCCCCGGTCTGGTGGTGCGCGCAGTCGGGCCGGGCGAGCGGCTTCGACGACGGCGGCTACTGGGTGGTCTCCAAGCTCGACCACATCAAGGAGATCTCGAAGCATCCGGAACTGTTCTCCTCGCACCAGAACGGCTCGATCATCCGGTTCAACGAGGACGTCACCGCCGAGCAGATCGACATGCTCAGCGACATGCTGCTGATCAACCTGGACCCGCCCAAGCACACCAAGGTGCGCCGCATCATCTCCAAGGGCTTCACCCCGCGCGCGATCGAGAGCCTGCGCGCCGCGCTCACCGAGCGGGCGGCCCGGATCGTGCACGAGGCCAAGAAGAACGGCAGCGGTGACTTCGTCGAGCAGGTCGCCTGTGAGCTGCCGTTGCAGGCCATCGCGGAGCTGATCGGCATTCCGCAGGAGGACCGCAAGAAGATCTTCGACTGGTCCAATCAGATGATCTCCTACGACGATCCGGAGTTCGAGGGCGATCACCAGGTCGCCACCGCCGAGGTCATGGGCTACGCGTGGAACATGGCCGAGGACCGCCGCAAGTGTCCCGCCGACGACATCGTGACCCAACTGGTCAACGCCGACATCGACGGGGAGGGCCTGGCCTCCGACGAGTTCGCCTTCTTCGTCATCCTGCTCTCGGTCGCGGGCAACGAGACCACCCGCAACTCGATCACGCACGGCATGAAGGCGTTCGTGGACAACCCGGAGCAGTGGGAGCTCTACAAAGAGCAGCGCCCGCGCACCGCGCCCGACGAGATCGTCCGCTGGGCCACCCCGGTGAACGCCTTCCAGCGCACCGCGACCCAGGACCTCGAGCTCGGCGGGCAGCAGATCAAGCAGGGGCAACGGGTCGGATTGTTCTACGGCTCGGCCAATTTCGACGAGGAGGCGTTCCGGGATCCGTTCCGCTTCGACGTACTGCGCAACCCGAACCCGCACGTCGGCTTCGGCGGTACCGGCACGCACTACTGCGTCGGCGCGAACCTGGCCCGGCTGCAGATCGATCTGATGTTCAACGCGA
This genomic interval carries:
- a CDS encoding ANTAR domain-containing protein, coding for MADPLAIGLSELTTLLLSRGDVAESPCAVADIVARMLPGSLLVGVTLTQVQGSVVGGSAEAHPMVLEESRLSDGHDPATQAMTTAQEVSIPDVAQEHRWGAYQRRMLARGVKSVHIQPVSAAGAALGALSLYSNQAHTFTTQLCQDAALIAEHIGVLLAVDIDSARQTALTEQLRAALASRSTIDQALGIVMAERRCTRDSAFAALRDRSQRHNIRIAELAADIIEAVSGSAPGPVHFAEPQL
- a CDS encoding CsbD family protein; amino-acid sequence: MSAADKAKNKAEDLAGQAKEKFGQATDDRDLENEGKGDQIKSNLKDAGEKVKDAFRN
- a CDS encoding MarR family winged helix-turn-helix transcriptional regulator, which translates into the protein MSDDNPTADQVWAQLTRLVLYGRDPWRRAAVARTGLPFSRIRVLRRLQAAPLTVKELAHAAAIDAPAATVAVNDLEERGLVVREVDPTHRRRKLVSLTAAGRAILAEALATPDPAPSAVAALDEDDLRTLHEILRKIEH
- a CDS encoding MFS transporter is translated as MPTTVERLSARRKAIVLATCCLSLLIVSMDATIVNVAIPTIQVDLHAPLSRLQWIVDAYTLTLASFLMLAGAAADRFGRRRVFRIGLTTFALGSLLCSLAPTIEVLIGARFLQALGGSMLNPVAMSIITTVFTGRVERARAIGVWGAVVGISMALGPTVGGVLIDSLGWQSVFWINLPVCALALVLTTVFVPESKSATVRGIDPIGQLLAVVFLFATVFGLIERQPWIFVIAVGALAAFVYYESRRADPFIDLRFFRSVPFSAATIIAICSFATLGAFLFTCSLYLQTVRHYSAVDTGLLYLAMAIAMVIFSPLSGRLVGKHGTRPSLLVAGVMMTAAAVLLSTLTPDTPVWALVGMFAIFGVGFGMVNAPITNTAVSGMPLDRAGAAASVASTSRQVGVSIGVALCGALTGAGLWWVIAVLTAAVAILGVVANTPWAKRSSDRVAPLLEQKVPAHVG
- a CDS encoding ATPase, with product MIDQSEALFLGGRSGVGKSRVGLAVHAALAAAQVRHALIEGDTLDLAYPPTWEHGLAEQNLAAMWGNYRALGYRRLIYTNTASVFPEVIAELTAAMGDTPTVTAVLLTCDDQTASARLALRENGIGLRRHIERSIATARELDDAVPSWVRVVDTTDRGPEAIAAEVLALTGWQTDPSVLA
- a CDS encoding vWA domain-containing protein — translated: MGVALVKGQNGVLTEPRVVLSVRTEADIDVSALLVTEAGVVRSDADFVFFNQPSGPGVRLRTEAGAELEISPAAVPAEIAQVRAVLTLADPATTFGQFAAPVATLADGAGNPLYEYRIEGLASESVVIALELYRRASAWKVRAVGQGYAGGFAALVTDHGVRVDDAPAPPPQQVRTVPGEAALSFEKREKLDLRKRAVAKVLIDKDAFGIRARVVLVLDKTGSMVAQYREHVVHRVVQRMVPIATQLDDNGRLEAYLYARSFAKLPDITVEHSDEWAQTYLHLRGNHGDIDYDRIGGRNDELPIMRDILSSVRPGDGPTLVLFFTDGGFANKREISALMREAARLPVFWQFIGLGMANYGLLRTLDELTGRLVDNAGFFALDDIDRVDDGELYTRLLGEFPDWLRAARAVGVLP
- a CDS encoding PadR family transcriptional regulator is translated as MSLRFAVLGLLADRPASGYDLIQRFKASLANVWTATQSQIYTELATLADAGLISVSDEGPRGRKEYTITEPGLTELRHWLTETKPKQLARNETTLRVFFLGVLEPAQAAAYLSDIATRAAESHAALRALEEAINWADDDEFVRYGRIALEWGKRFHAMNEEWARWADAQIPRH
- a CDS encoding carotenoid oxygenase family protein, with the protein product MTTPAPHLVGNYAPVTEELTAHDLPVTGQIPPELTGWYLRNGPNPHAAASRHWFVGDGMVHGIRIEGGRAVSYRNRWVRTKTFTDGARVFDDAGNRDLAAGVANTHVIRHAGRTLALVESSYPYELTCELDTVGPYDFDGALRTPMTAHPKTCPVTGELHFFGYELLDEPYLTYHRADAGGTLLLSRPIEVPAPTMQHDFNLTAQHVVFMDLPVVFDLPTALAGEGMPFRWSDSYAARLGVLRRDDPHGAVRWFAIDPCYVFHTLNAHDEPGRIVLYVMRYPQLWQRDSHGFDKSTLWRWTIDLVAGTVAEEQLDDRSAEFPRLDDRQLGLDARFGHVAAAGNAGALIRYDLRTGNQAAHEFGPGRIPAEAVFAPADERPGGAGYLMSFVYNATSDRSDLVILDADDLAAAPVATVHLPQRVPFGFHGSWLPDA
- a CDS encoding DUF1254 domain-containing protein — protein: MEEPVGGLSRRSMFGVAATLAAAAVAVPACGESEIEQPAAPTMRRLSNTAAIAKDAYIFGFPLVLMDVTRVAAGASTPANRFRHARALPTPARRDVVRLNQDTLYSAAWLDLRDGPILLRVPAIEDDRYWLMQLLDAWTNTVHSPSSVRPQTNSAAPYTYAVVGPGWSGTLPDDVMPLPMPTSTVWLLGRIQVNGAADLPAVHAIQQELTLTPLGGDPVPDAADPAPQADSTPPAKQVAAMDAGTFFARLCAVMATTPPAAADEPAMKRFATLGITPGGKVTGISDAELAAAVTTARQQIPVYLDPQAVHENGWTFDPAIGTYGTNYLQRAAIAWKGLGANLAQDAIYPTMFATAGAGGSRFRLHFPPGQTPPVSAFWSLTAYDADSYLLDNPAGIYAVGHQLPVVPNPDGSVDLALQHDDPGPDVPQGNWLPIPESGQFSLTLRLYAPKDEAIHGGWQPPPLTPVS
- a CDS encoding cytochrome P450; this encodes MTTPSIPAGFDFTDPDVLAARLPVQEFAELRRTAPVWWCAQSGRASGFDDGGYWVVSKLDHIKEISKHPELFSSHQNGSIIRFNEDVTAEQIDMLSDMLLINLDPPKHTKVRRIISKGFTPRAIESLRAALTERAARIVHEAKKNGSGDFVEQVACELPLQAIAELIGIPQEDRKKIFDWSNQMISYDDPEFEGDHQVATAEVMGYAWNMAEDRRKCPADDIVTQLVNADIDGEGLASDEFAFFVILLSVAGNETTRNSITHGMKAFVDNPEQWELYKEQRPRTAPDEIVRWATPVNAFQRTATQDLELGGQQIKQGQRVGLFYGSANFDEEAFRDPFRFDVLRNPNPHVGFGGTGTHYCVGANLARLQIDLMFNAIADAMPNLRQVSEPVRLRSGWLNGIKRWDVEYA